One window of Cumulibacter soli genomic DNA carries:
- a CDS encoding SDR family NAD(P)-dependent oxidoreductase produces the protein MSVNLTGVRCWIVGASSGIGAALAEELERRGAILAISARRRSRLEELSRGRMVVAPCDVTEPGEVAAATDAVCDGLGGIDLVVWCAGTWKQFDVSRWDRQTFAEHVEVNLLGMNNVLAQVVPRMVDEGAGHIVGIASVAGYRGLAGSEAYGATKAAQLNLLESLRASLGVRGISVTTVAPGFVRTELTENNAFPMPFIVEPDHAARSIADGLERGRREIVFPAPIALLMRIAARLPNRVWDRIAARVAASSRGGAR, from the coding sequence ATGAGTGTCAATCTGACCGGGGTCCGATGCTGGATCGTGGGTGCATCCAGCGGGATCGGGGCCGCGCTGGCTGAAGAACTCGAACGACGCGGCGCGATTCTCGCCATTAGTGCGCGTCGCCGATCGCGACTTGAGGAACTCTCGCGCGGACGGATGGTTGTCGCACCATGCGATGTCACCGAGCCAGGCGAGGTGGCAGCCGCAACTGATGCGGTGTGTGACGGGCTCGGCGGTATCGATCTCGTCGTGTGGTGTGCGGGCACCTGGAAGCAGTTCGACGTCAGTCGGTGGGATCGCCAGACGTTCGCTGAGCATGTCGAGGTGAACCTGCTGGGAATGAACAATGTGCTCGCACAAGTCGTGCCCAGGATGGTGGACGAGGGTGCAGGGCACATTGTCGGTATCGCCTCCGTTGCCGGCTATCGCGGCCTTGCCGGATCCGAAGCATACGGCGCGACGAAGGCTGCGCAGTTGAATCTGCTTGAGTCGCTGCGTGCGTCGCTCGGTGTCCGCGGTATTTCGGTGACTACCGTCGCGCCTGGATTCGTACGCACCGAACTCACCGAGAACAACGCGTTCCCAATGCCTTTCATCGTCGAACCCGATCACGCCGCACGCTCGATCGCCGACGGGCTCGAACGCGGTCGCCGTGAGATCGTCTTTCCGGCGCCGATAGCGTTGCTGATGAGGATCGCCGCGCGGTTGCCGAACCGGGTGTGGGACCGCATTGCGGCGCGGGTGGCCGCGTCCTCGCGTGGTGGTGCGCGATGA
- a CDS encoding DUF1365 domain-containing protein, which translates to MKADSLPSLPAIVVGQVFHERRTPLVHRFRHRTYQWLVDLDEIDAIPRHWRPFAAFEAQDHLDNGRLGGGIRGDVARFLCNHGIELTGDDRVLMLTNPRFLGYTFNPLTVFWCIDRDGAIAAIVLEVHNTYGGRHAYLLDPSEHGSARIDKSFYVSPFNDINGQYDVRVRLTRDDLEVSVDLLREGRCTFSASFRGTPRLINRRALLWVVLRHPLVTQRVSTLIRLHGGWLWMRRLPIYRRTECRDTRTDDREESVL; encoded by the coding sequence GTGAAGGCCGACTCGTTGCCGTCGCTGCCCGCGATTGTTGTTGGCCAAGTGTTCCACGAGCGCCGGACACCGTTGGTGCACCGCTTCCGGCATCGGACTTACCAATGGCTGGTGGATCTGGACGAGATCGACGCTATTCCTCGACACTGGCGCCCGTTTGCCGCGTTCGAGGCGCAGGATCACCTCGATAACGGGCGGCTCGGGGGTGGCATACGCGGGGACGTGGCCCGCTTCCTGTGCAACCATGGGATCGAACTGACCGGCGACGACCGGGTGCTGATGCTGACCAATCCGAGATTCTTGGGATATACCTTCAATCCGTTAACCGTGTTCTGGTGCATCGATCGCGATGGGGCGATCGCAGCGATCGTGCTGGAGGTGCACAACACGTACGGCGGGCGGCACGCTTACCTACTCGATCCGAGCGAGCACGGCTCCGCGCGAATCGACAAGTCTTTCTACGTGTCGCCGTTCAACGACATCAACGGTCAGTACGACGTCCGCGTGCGCCTGACGCGCGATGACCTCGAGGTGAGCGTCGACCTGCTCCGGGAAGGACGTTGTACTTTCAGCGCCTCGTTTCGCGGCACCCCACGTTTGATCAATCGGCGCGCATTGTTGTGGGTCGTGCTGCGCCATCCGCTGGTCACGCAGCGGGTGAGCACGTTGATCCGCCTGCACGGCGGCTGGTTATGGATGCGGAGACTGCCCATATATCGGCGAACCGAGTGTCGCGACACGCGAACCGATGACCGCGAGGAGAGTGTTCTATGA